One Longimicrobium sp. genomic window carries:
- a CDS encoding CoA transferase: protein MPEPDRPRGPLSGIRVLDLSRVLAGPLCTMTLGDLGAEVIKIERPGAGDDTRAWGPPWGDGPRGRESAYYLCVNRNKRSAAVDLKDEEGRALVRRLAREADVLVENYAPGMMDGWGLGYDDLAAENPRLVYCSVTGYGSDGPDAGRPGYDFAVQARAGWMAITGEPGGAPSKVGVAVVDVLTGQNATIAILAALAERAVSGRGQRVEVSLFDSALAGLVNVTQAALVTGREPRRWGNAHATIVPYQAFDAADRAFVVAVGNDAQWRRLCEAIGADGLRDDDRFATNPGRVEHRDELVPVLAALFRGAPAAEWLGRMEAAGVPCAPVQTVGEALRDPVLLQRAGLWPMEAGYGSVDTIASPLRLERTPPGLHRPAPALGEHTDEVARDGWSTGLKSG, encoded by the coding sequence ATGCCCGAACCCGATCGACCGCGCGGCCCGCTCTCCGGCATTCGCGTGCTGGACCTGTCCCGCGTGCTGGCCGGCCCGCTGTGCACCATGACGCTGGGTGACCTGGGCGCGGAGGTCATCAAGATAGAGCGCCCCGGCGCCGGTGACGACACCCGTGCGTGGGGCCCGCCCTGGGGGGATGGGCCGCGGGGGCGCGAATCGGCCTACTACCTGTGCGTAAACCGCAACAAGCGCTCGGCCGCGGTAGACCTGAAGGACGAGGAGGGCCGGGCGCTCGTCCGCCGCCTGGCGCGCGAGGCCGACGTGCTGGTGGAGAACTACGCGCCGGGGATGATGGACGGCTGGGGTCTGGGATATGACGACCTCGCGGCCGAGAACCCGCGTCTCGTGTACTGCTCGGTGACGGGATACGGGAGCGACGGGCCGGACGCCGGGCGGCCCGGCTACGACTTCGCGGTGCAGGCGCGGGCGGGGTGGATGGCCATTACCGGGGAGCCGGGCGGCGCGCCGTCCAAGGTGGGCGTGGCCGTGGTAGACGTGCTGACCGGCCAGAACGCCACGATCGCCATCCTCGCCGCGCTGGCGGAGCGCGCGGTGTCGGGGCGCGGGCAGCGGGTGGAGGTGTCGCTCTTCGACTCCGCGCTGGCGGGGCTCGTGAACGTGACCCAGGCCGCGCTCGTCACCGGGCGCGAGCCGCGGCGCTGGGGGAACGCGCACGCCACGATCGTCCCCTACCAGGCGTTCGACGCCGCGGACCGCGCGTTCGTGGTGGCGGTGGGGAACGACGCGCAGTGGCGGCGGCTGTGCGAGGCGATCGGGGCGGACGGGCTGCGCGACGACGACCGCTTCGCGACCAACCCGGGCCGCGTGGAGCACCGTGACGAGCTCGTCCCCGTGCTGGCGGCCCTGTTCCGCGGCGCACCGGCGGCGGAGTGGCTGGGGCGCATGGAGGCGGCCGGCGTACCCTGCGCCCCCGTGCAGACTGTGGGCGAGGCCCTGCGCGACCCCGTCCTCCTGCAGCGCGCGGGCCTCTGGCCGATGGAAGCCGGCTACGGATCGGTCGACACCATCGCGTCGCCCCTGCGCCTGGAGCGCACCCCACCCGGCCTGCACCGCCCGGCTCCCGCCCTGGGCGAGCACACGGACGAGGTGGCGCGGGACGGATGGAGCACAGGGCTTAAGAGCGGGTGA